The genomic segment GCTATCCACGGCAGGGCGGGAACGGGGGGTTCCTTGTTTGGCCCCCGGCGGGGCGCGGCCGGGCCCGGTGCCGTCGCTCCAACGATCTTGGCGAAGCGTGTAACGGCCTCACTTCACCCGCCGGAGGGCCGATTCGCGCTCTGGGCGCCGTCGAAGTCAGGCGCGCCGTCGCCGGGGAGCGCGATCACCTCGGCGGGATGGGCGAGCCGATCGGCTAGCGCACGGGTCACAGGGTGGGCGTCTCGTTCGGGGACCACGAGGAGCAGACGGGCGTCGGGCGACAGCGTCAGACGGGCATCGGCCGCCGCGGGCACTAGGTCCAGATGAATCCCTACCGAGCAGGCCACCACCACCGTCTGGCCGTCGTTGTCGATACCCACAGCCACGGCGATGGCCGGATCCCGCAGGTTGGGCCGGGGTTCGGCGGGCGGTGCGGCATGTAACTCCCTCAGGCCCACGCGACCGGGATCAGCCAGCAGCGCGGCGCGCAGCCACCGCTCGGGGGCGAGTTGGTTCAGTGGGTGGCGCTCGGCGCCCACTCGACGCGCCCCTCGCACGATCTCGATCACCCGGGCCAGTTGGGTGTCGGGCGGGAGGTTGCCGTGCAGCATCCCGGTGAGTTCGCGATCCGCACGGCCCACTCCCACCTCGAGGATGGGTTCGTCGATCGGTGTGCCCGAGGTGGTGGTGCCGTGGGAGATGCGCGCCACCTCCAGGCCCAAAACCTCGGCGCGCACAATGCCTTCCTCCACCACCATCTCCACATCGGCGTCCAGCAAGAGTTGGGTCAGGGCCGGGGCGGGCTGTGGTGCCAGGATGGCCCGGGGGGACGCCGCTATCGCGGGGGCGAGTGCGGCACCCTCGATCTGCCACACGGTTGGGGCCGCCGCGAACAACTGCGCCCGTCGGGCCACGATCCCGGCCGCCGTTTCCACCAGGAGGTGCAGCGTGGTGAGCGACCGGCGTTCAGCCCACACCAGGGCGGGACCCAAGGCCGCCAGCGGATTCACCGCAAGGAGCACCCACCCACTGGCGCCCTCTACTAGTGCCGCCCCGCCGGCAAACTCGGCCGCTATCGGGGTGGCATCACCCCATTGGGCACGCACTAACGCCCGCGCTTGCGCGGCGAGCAGTTCCGGCGCCGGAACGCTCATCGAGGGTAGATCAGGCTTCGTCGGAGGAGACGGTGGCTTCGTCTTCGGCCGAAACCTCCAACACCGCCTCAACTACCTCGGCATCAACCACCACCGCGTCTACGACCTCGGCATCAACCACCACGGCATCAACCACCACGGCATCAACCACCTCGTGGCCGACGACCACGGCGTCCACGACCACGCCGTCCACCACCGTCTCCACCACCGTCTCCACCACGGTCTCCACCACGGTCTCCACTGCCACGACATCCACCACGACATCCACCACGGTCTCGGCGGCCACGACATCCACGATCACGTCGTGGCCGTCCGTCACCACGAGGGCTTCTACGTCGGTCTCCGCAACGAGGCCTTCCACAACAGCCTCTACCACGACGGTCTCCACCACGGTCTCCACGACGGTCTCCACCACGGTCTCCACCACCACGGATTCGACCACGCCCTCGACCACGGCCTCCACCACCATGGCATCGACCACCTCCGAATCAACCACCACGGCATCGACGACCACCGAATCAACCACCACGGCATCCAGTACTGCCGCATCCACCACCGCGGCATCGACCTCGACATCGCTCACCACCATTGCGACGGGGGCCTCCACCACCGATGCTTCGGTGCCTTCCGGCTTGCGGCGCTTGCCGTAGCGGCGCTCAAAGCGGTCGATGCGGCCACCGGTATCCACCAGTTTTTGCTTGCCGGTGTAGAACGGGTGACATTCGCTGCAGAGCTCAGAACTAAGGCTCGCCCGGGTGGAACGAGTCTCGAAGGTGTTCCCACAGGAACACTTGACCGTAGCGATCACGTAGTCGGGGTGGATTTCAGCACGCATGGGGTTTCTCCGAATGTCTCTGGCGAGGGCTTGGGGATCCTACCGGTGCCCATCGGCCACCGCTACCTGAGGGGCTGGGCTCAGCTAGCGCCGGCCTTGGCCACCTCGGCGAGGAACTCCTTGTTCGTTTTGAAGGTCTTCATTCGTTCTGTCAACAACTCCACGCCGGCCTCACCGCTCATGGTCGACAGCACTCGGCGCAGTTTCCAGACCTGCTGCAGTTGGGTGCCCAGGAACAGCAGTTCCTCATGGCGGGTAGAGGAGGCCTCGATGTCTACGGCGGGGTAGATCCGCTGTTCGGCCAACCGCCGGTCCAGACGCAACTCCATGTTCCCGGTGCCCTTGAACTCCTCGAAGATCACCTCGTCCATCCGGCTACCGGTCTCCACCAGGGCCGTAGCCAGGATGGTGAGGCTGCCGCCTTCCTCCACATTTCGGGCCGCGCCGAAGAACTTCTTGGGGGGGTACAGCGCCGCCGTGTCGATACCACCCGACATCACCCGCCCGCTCGGGGGGGCGGCCAGGTTGTAGGCCCTGGACAGGCGAGTGATGCCATCAAGGATCACCACAACATCGCGGCCGTCCTCCACCAGGCGCTTGGCCCGCTCGATGACGAGTTCGGCCACCTGGGTGTGTTCCTCCGCCGGACGGTCGAAGGTGGAAGCAACCACTGTGGACGTGTCGTTCTTGAGCCACCGTTTCATATCGGTGACCTCCTCCGGGCGCTCGTCGACGAGCAGCACGAGCAGATGCACCTCCGGGTGATTCATCTCGATCGAACGCACGATCTGCTTCACCACGGTGGTCTTGCCCGCCTTCGGCGGCGACACGATGAGACCGCGCTGGCCCTTCCCAATGGGAGCGATGAGGTCGACAATCCGAGCCGTCATGTCCTCGGCGGCCCGGGGCAGTTCCAGGGTGAGTTTGCTGTCGGGGAACAAAGGGGTGAGATCGTCGAACGAACGACGATCCCGGGCCTTCTCGGGGTCGTCGCCATTCACGAGATCGATCCGCAAGAGCGCGGGGTTCTTCTCGTTGCGGAGGGCGGGGCGACTGGCGCCTTTCAACTGATCACCACGGCGGAGCCCCAGCTGACGGGCCTGCTTTACCGAGACGTACACGTCGTCTTTGGAGGGCAGGTAGCCGCTGATACGAAGAAAGCCATAGCCCTCGTCGCGCAGGTCGAGATAGCCCTCCACATCGATGGGCTCGCCGGTGTACTCCTCAACCACTCCTGAGCCTTGGCCCGACCCGGAGGACTGGCCATCGCCCTGCCCCCGATTGCGGCCCCGGCGGCGACGACGGCGATTGCTGCTCTCGTCGTCCTCGTTCTGGTTATCACCGGCCTCACTCGATGGCCCACCGCTGTTGCCGTTGCCACTGTTACCACCGTTGCCGTTGCCATCGCGACGCTGGCTACCCCCGCGACCCTGGGCGCCGTTGCGACCCCCGCGATCAGGGGAGCCCGGCGGGCGATCAGCGGACTCGAATCGAGCCGCCGGCCCCGTCTGCGTCGAGACGGCCGGGCCGCCGGTGGCCCCGTCTCGGCTGGGAACCTCGGTGGACCGCGGCGAACGGGCCCGCGGGACCCGGGCGGCGGACTCAGGGGCGGCGGACTCAGGGGCGGCCACCACCGGTACTGCGGCGTCGGGGCCTGAACCTACGCCAGCAAGATCGAGGATCATGTCCACGATGTCGGCTTTTTTGACGCGGGCCTTCGGCTCGCCGCCGAGAGCCTTGGCGATCGTGAGGAGTTCATCACGGTCTTTCCGCTCGAGGGCGGAACGTTCTAGGGCAGTGGAATCCACGCTCATGCGAGTGGGTACCTCATGGGTTCAGGGAAATCGCCGGATTGACAGGAAGGTGTGGACCAAGACAAAGGTGCGCCAAGGCCGCGATGTTCGCTTCAGTGGGGCCATCGAGCCGCCCATACCGGAACATCGGTCGGTGTCGACTTCGCGTTGCGCCCCCGCGGAACCATGTCAGGCTAGCCCCATGACCTCATCGGGCCACAACCCGACGGAACCGCGTCGGGAACAGAGCAGACTCCCGTGCTGATCCAACCTGTGCTCGAAGCCCGCGGCCTCACCAAGTCCTTCGGTGAGATCAAAGCCGTAGATGACGTAGACCTGTGTATCAATCCCGGCGAGCGGTTGGGCCTCCTCGGCCCCAACGGCGCCGGAAAGACCACCACCCTGCTCATGCTCCTCGGTGCCATCACCCCCGATGCCGGCTCCATCACCATCGGGGCGCATCACCTTCCCCGGGGGCGGGCGGCGGCCATGAGCGAGGTGGGCTTCGTGGCCGGCTATCTCCCCCTCCCCGACCGGCTCAGGGTGCGCGAAGCCCTCTCGATCTTCGCCGGCTTCTACGGGATGAACCGCAAGGCGGGCGACGTCGCCGCCGCCGCCGGATTGGAGCGATTCGGCATCAGCCACCTCGCTGAACGCATGTGCATGGAACTGTCTTCCGGACAGCGCA from the Acidimicrobiia bacterium genome contains:
- a CDS encoding ABC transporter ATP-binding protein, which encodes MGPQPDGTASGTEQTPVLIQPVLEARGLTKSFGEIKAVDDVDLCINPGERLGLLGPNGAGKTTTLLMLLGAITPDAGSITIGAHHLPRGRAAAMSEVGFVAGYLPLPDRLRVREALSIFAGFYGMNRKAGDVAAAAGLERFGISHLAERMCMELSSGQRTLVGIVKAILHSPTLLVLDEPTASLDPDVAYRVRRGLLDVAAHDGTALLVTSHNMAEVERLCERVVFLAAGKVVADGSPASVAAAFGHGNLEGVFLHLAGTVVAEDQTDNRDGTTDQEAPW
- a CDS encoding transcription termination factor Rho, coding for MSVDSTALERSALERKDRDELLTIAKALGGEPKARVKKADIVDMILDLAGVGSGPDAAVPVVAAPESAAPESAARVPRARSPRSTEVPSRDGATGGPAVSTQTGPAARFESADRPPGSPDRGGRNGAQGRGGSQRRDGNGNGGNSGNGNSGGPSSEAGDNQNEDDESSNRRRRRRGRNRGQGDGQSSGSGQGSGVVEEYTGEPIDVEGYLDLRDEGYGFLRISGYLPSKDDVYVSVKQARQLGLRRGDQLKGASRPALRNEKNPALLRIDLVNGDDPEKARDRRSFDDLTPLFPDSKLTLELPRAAEDMTARIVDLIAPIGKGQRGLIVSPPKAGKTTVVKQIVRSIEMNHPEVHLLVLLVDERPEEVTDMKRWLKNDTSTVVASTFDRPAEEHTQVAELVIERAKRLVEDGRDVVVILDGITRLSRAYNLAAPPSGRVMSGGIDTAALYPPKKFFGAARNVEEGGSLTILATALVETGSRMDEVIFEEFKGTGNMELRLDRRLAEQRIYPAVDIEASSTRHEELLFLGTQLQQVWKLRRVLSTMSGEAGVELLTERMKTFKTNKEFLAEVAKAGAS